In Malassezia vespertilionis chromosome 4, complete sequence, the DNA window AAATGAGCATCATGGACAAAAACATAAAGCAGTATGCCATGGGGTAGTCCTGGAACGActggcgcaggcacgcATGGCCAAGCTCCTCAAGCGCGGGATCCAATAAATGGACAAATCCTGTAGCGATAATAACACCACTACCAAAGTATCTTGCGAAATCATACAAGTAACTAGGAATCGTGAGCTTGGGAATACGCTTGGTCAAGATCGGCAGCAACGTAAAGGCCAGCGAACTGAACCAGATGATGAAAATGGCACCGACACGCAGACCAATGTTATCCACGGGGTTCTTGTCGCCCAAGCACAGATCCTCCTCGTCCGCCATGATAGTAATTGTTGATGAGAGATAAATGGGTCTAACCTGCTAATATATAAGCAAAACGAAAAAAAGTTGAGACGCCTGCAAATGAATAAATTACCAGGAAGGTAGCTGCACCGTTTATATTGTTTGTTTCACCACGTTGCGAAGGCCTACACGCCAAAATACGCCGCTTCTAGCTAGAAATGGGCGCAACAACATGCGCTGACCAATTTTCTTGCATCGCTCATCAGTCCCATAACCTATGCGGTTCTCTCCACTTTTTTGGGTTTCACTGCGAGCTGCACGCATCCGGCATGCGGCATGCGAATCGTCGGCGCTACACATACGGTCGGAATACATGTCGATGGAATTCATAACGTCACCGACACCCTTGGCGTGGCGTGGCGTGGCGTGGCGTGTCCTGCCTGGAAAACCATCGCCTGTCACTAACCACGTGGACAGCAACCTTATTCGTTTTGTTTCATCCTCGGTGGTAACCGCTTAGTAATAAAAACGGTCGTCCGCAATCTCTAGGCGCAAGCTCCTTATGgacgcacgcgcattgcacaTACCGCGCTCAGACCCTGCATCGAAGAATACAATCCCAGGGGATGCAGATGTGCGGCATGAACCTACGCGCTCTAAACATGCGCATGGCTCTAGCCGCGACGCCGATTACTGTCGTCCTCGCCGAGAAGGGCGCGTAGAAAGCAGTCGCCGTGACGATCGTCATAGGGACCGCAGCGATCGATACCGCCGGCACGAGGACCGTGAACACAGACACGAGCGTCACCGTCGACACAGGGAGAACGATCGCGAAGGGGGACATCACCGGCACAGGGAGCGCAGGGAACGGCACAAGCACAAATACCACGATCCGCAGCATTCCACGCCATGTGCTGCACGAAGCTCCCAGTCCCCAATCCCCAAACGCGACGACTGGATGCAGCTTGGCGATTCggcagcgcacgatgcCGACTTTTTTGGATCGCTTGGCGAGACGCGCCAGGCCCcgtcggcgccggcgccagCAGAACGCGAGCCGCGTGTGAGTGCACGCGAGCTAAATCCCATGCTGAATCCCGACGCGCAAGATACCCAACATACTGTGCCGCTGCCACGCGAAGAGAAAAAGTTTGGCGCGCCCGGCCATAAGTGGCGTATGATgaagctgcgccgcacattaGAGATGGCGGACGAGTCGGGGATATCCATTGAAGAGATTGCCACCGAGCGATACGGGTCGCTCGCCGCATTTGAAGAAGCGATTGCGGAACGTGATTTTTTAAAAGGGTCCCAAGGCGAGCGTGGCACATCGCAAGCAGGAAGGCGCGCGTCTGCTTTCCGACGTCCTGGCGAGGCGGCGCCGGCATGTGCCGACGCTATCGCAAACCCCGCAGCTCGCTCTGCCACAGCCACAGCGCGGAGTATCCCTAGTGTCTTGGCACCTGTAGCGCCTTCTCATGGGCTGCTCAGTGTGAGCGAGCTGAACAAACTCGAGGCCAAGGTCCTGCGAGCAGAGATGACCGGCCTTGCCGAGGccggcgcgatgcgtgcggAATTGGAGCAGGCGAAAGTACAGGCAGCGTCTGGCGATGCTTCTGTTGAGGCACTTCCCGTCTTGGATGGGTACGGTCGTATGTATGACATCGGGACAAGCACAACAGCTGAGTTGGATGCGGCACAAACCTCCCTTTCGGGAggcaggcgcgcaatggcaaagcagcgcgcgcagctaGCCGCTACACAGTCTAACGACGAGTCTCTCACAGACCTTATCCGGCAGGAGAAGTTTAGCGCTGGCAGTAAAGACCAAAAACAAAACGACGCTGCATTGGCTTACCAGATCACTGCCGACCACGGATTCCAAAACGATCTGGAGTAcatggacgacgaggcgcagcgcttcgcgcgaaaaaagatgcgcgacgatgcaaTGAAGCGCCAGTTTGCCTTGAACGACTATGCCCGCACGAAGCATGCCTTGGATACGTGCACATTCTGTTGGCAGGACGAGGGTCGCATTCCGCCAAAAGCCAATATCATTTCGTCTAGTTCGTATGCATATCTCGCGCTTCCTGATAGGGAGCCGCTAGTGGAAGGCCATTGCTGGATCGTGCCTACACAGCACAACCTGAGTTCGCTGGACGTTGATGAGGATGGCTGGACAGAGATCCGCAACTATATGAAATGCCTCTTTCGCatggccgccgcgcggaaTCAATCGATGCTCTTCTTCGAGACGGTGCTGTCTTTCCGGCAACAAAAGCACACCTACTTGGAAGCCGTACCGATCCCCTTGGATCTGTTCCAAGAGATTCCCGCGTATTTCAAgactgcgctcgccgaaGTGGAGTCAGAGTGGTCGGACCATAAGCAAGTGATTCAGTTCACCGAGGCACGGCCGTTTCAGCGGAGTATGGTGTCGAAGCTCCCGTACTTTATGGTGCAATGGGACTACAAAGGCCAGCGTGGTTATGGACACGTTATAGAGGCGCGTGACGATGGCGCTGGACGTGCATCTTTGCATGCTGCGTACGAAGAGCCTAGCTACGACGATGGAGATCATatcggcggcgctgggttCCCGAAATGGTTTGCACAGGAAATTATTGGAAATCTATTGGATCTGGAGCCGTACCGCTGGCGTAGCCCCCGGCATATCAAAGGCATTGGGCACTGTCTTGCCCAATTCCACGCTATGTGGGATCCGTATGACTGGACACGCCAGGTGGATTTAtagtcacgtgatataCTCCCACACTGCAAAACTACATATCTACAATCGGCCGAACACACGAGGCACGCTCGTTCGTTTTCttcggcgtgccgcgcactcGTTTGGATCTTGCAACCAGCCTTTTCGTAAACGCAATACAGCCATGGTTCGCGGACCGCGTCACCACCTTAAGCACCTTGCAGCTCCTAACTCATGGATGCTGGACAAGCTGTCCGGCACTTACGCTTCGCGCCCCAGCACCGGTCCTCACAAGCTCCGTGAAGCGCTCCCTCTCGTGGTACGTACAAAGCGGCCCGAGCTATGGTAGCCGGCAGATGGCGGACATGGCGAGCCGAACAACCATCTGCCGCCCGCTCTAAGCTCGTCCCACTCTTTTTATTCAAATACTAACTTCACAGGTTCTCTTGCGCAACCGCTTGAAGTACGCGCTGACTGGCCGTGAGGTCATGCTGATTaccatgcagcgcatcgtcaagGTCGACAACAAGATCCGCACCGACCCTACTTTCCCTACTGGTTTTATGGACGTCGTCACCCTTGAGCGCTCTGGCGAGCACTTCCGTATCCTCTACGATGTCAAGGGCCGCTTTATTGTGCACCGCATCTCTGAGGATGAGGCCAGCTACAAGCTCCTCAAGGTCAAGCGTGTTCAGCTTGGCGCCAGGGGTGTGCCGCACATTGTGACCCACGATGGCCGCACTCTGCGTTACCCTGACCCTTTGATCCGCGTCAACGACACTGTCAAGTTCGACGTTGTGAACAACAAGATGCTTGATTTTGTCAAGTTTGAtgtcggcgcgcaggcgATGGTCACCGGTGGCCGTAACATGGGACGTGCTGGTCAAATCATTAACCTCGAGCGTCACCACGGTGGCTTTGACATTGTCCATGTCCGTGACGCCGCCGGCCGTGAGTTCTCCACGCGTCTCAACAACATTTTCGTCATTGGCGACCATGAAAAGCGCTGGATCTCCATGCCCCGTGGCGGTGGTGTCAAGCTCTCTATTACTGAGGAGCGTGACCTGCGCCTGAAGAAGGCTGCTCAATAAatgagcgcgccgtgttcATTTTGGCCTGGCTGACGCCTTTGTGCCGTGCCAAATTTTTATATGTCTGGTGACATGCGGGAGCGCGTTTGGAATATGACCCACTGCATGCCACGATAGCGTCACTACTTGACATAGGACTAGTGTATGTCTCCTTAGTTCTCAAAATTTCTCGCTGGCACTGCGCGGGCAATCCAAGGCTCAAAAGTCCACGTGGCGTCAACAAGTCCTTGGGACGCTCAAAGCCCACTCGCTCTTTTCTCCAAGACGATGAGTGAGGCAACCGAAGCACCCTCGCAACCTGCGAACATCAACCGCGATGGCGAGAAGATTGTGGTATGTAATTTTTTTTGCACAGGTGTCTGACTGTGCAGGATATGGAGTACTATGAGCTTCTTGGTGTTCGTGGCGATGCCACGGACCTCGATTTGAAAAAGGCGTACCGCAAAGCAGCAATCAAGAACCATCCCGACAAGGGTGGCGATGAGGAGAAGTTCAAGATGATTGGTGAAGCGTATCGTGTGCTGAGCGATTCGAATTTGCGCGCAGACTACGACCGCTATGGCAAAAAGTACGTCGCGCGGCAGTGTATGGCTAACAGCAGGAAACCCTCAGACGAGGTCGGTCTTAAGGAGGCTACAGAAATGGTACGTTATCTTTACAAAAAATGCTGACTGCAGTTTGGCAACTTGTTTGGCGGAGGTATGTGTGCATGGTAAACTAACCAAACAAGAGCGTTTTCTGGACTACATCGGCGAGATTAGTCTCATCCGCGACTTTGGCAAGGCGTCCGAGATTATGATGTCGGACGAGGAGCGTGAAGAGCTTGAGAAGCaactgcgcgagcagaGCAAAGGAGACAAGGAAgcgagcggcacgcagACTGTGGAAACGGCGTCTGAAGCCAAGGGCGAGGATAGCAACCTCGGCGACAAGGCCAGTGGCAAAGCAAGTGACAAGGATGGAGCCGTGGCTGCCGCTTCGAAAGAGTCCAAGGagaagcacaagcacaaGATGACCACAGAGCAGCGTGAAAAGCTCGCGAATTTCGAGAAGGAGAAGGAAGAGaaggaaaagaagcgcatcgAGGACCTGACGCAAAAGCTCAAAGATCGCATCCGTCCTTTTGTCAACGCCAAAAGCCCTGGTGACCCCGAGGATTCCGAGACGCAACTTTTCCAGAAAAAGATGCGCGACGAAGCCGAGGACCTGAAGCTCGAGTCGTTcggcgtcgagctcctGCACACGATCGGCACCATGTACCTGACCAAGAGCAACACGTGGCTCAAaaccaagcgcggcaacTTTCTCGGCATGCCGGGCTTTTGGAGCCGCATGaaggagcgcggcggcaccaTCAAGGAGATGTGGAACGTGATGGGCAGTGCGCTCAATGTTCAGTCCAGCATGGAGGAACTTACTCGGCACCAGGACAAGGGCGACTTGAACGAGGAGGAaatgcagcagctcgaaCAGGACATGAATGGCAAGATGCTCCTTGCCACATGGCGCGGAACGCGCTGGGAGGTCAACACGGTCATACGCCAGGTGTGCGACAATGTGTTGAACGAGAAGGGTGTGAGCGACAAGGtgcttttgcagcgcgcaaaagcgctgGCCGTCCTTGGCGCAATCTACAAGCAGGTACAGCCAGACGACTCGGacgacgagcgccgcgagttggagcgcctcgttgcacaagcggccgagaagaagaaggagaaaaagtcgcgctttttccgcaAGGCCGAGCCGCCCAAGCCAGGCAACTAGCCGTTGTATACCCCTGCACATGCACTGCGGCCTTGTATACAATATAATAGGATGGAATAGCAATGTATGTACGCACACTCTGTTCGCTATCGCGGTGCCCTGTATCGGTTTCCGCActgcgcacacgcatcCACAGCTGGGAACGGCCCCGGCATCGCATccaatgctgcgcgcagcgcattgcgcccACACCCAACACAAGACAGGGTATCGGTCGTGTCGATCACGGCATGGGTCGCAACGCAGCGCTCAAAGACATGGCCCGCTGCACACTGCGTAtagcgcgcgagctgaaacgcgagcggcgcgtcgcacgcCGGACACGTCTCTCCCAGTGCGATCGGTTCTGCCCACTGCGTGCGGCTCGTCGTACGCTTTGCTACCTGCTCGAGGATCGTGCGCGTCCGCTCGTCGCTTGCTTGCGCCAGGAGCATAAGCCGCGCACCGAGCCGTTCCTTGAAcgctgcatcgtccgccggcgcagcgagcgcggcgacgacaGCAGCTATGACGTCGCTCCATGCATGTACACTACACAAGCTCCGCTTCCCTTGCATGTATGGCTGTGCGTCGATCCAGTCGACGAGCCACCGCAGCGACTGCGCATCGTGGACGAGCGAACGCCAAGCATCCatgggcgcacgcgcttccCAGCACCGCTCAAgtcgcgctgcgagcgGCACCAAGTACTCTGTATGGAgtcgcgcacagagcgcctcggacagcgccgctggcgaGCCACAGAGCGCACAAGCCAGCAGTACAGCTCGCCATGCGAGCAACGGCGGCGAAGCGAGCGACGAGGGGACGAGGTCCCAGAACACGGACGCGGCGGCATCGTCGTTAATGTCCCAGccgtgcacaagcggcaTATACAACGTGTACTCGGTGCGCCGTGTGACGGCGTAGcgccatgtcgcgcgctccgtctcacggcgcaggacggcaagcagcggcgtcgcCTGCCACGGCGCGATGCCGCACAGTGCAGGGGCAAACGAGGGTTTATGATGCGTGTTGTCCCACGCACACACGGTGCCGTCGTCCAGTACTACATCCTTTCCAAGCTGTCCTGCCACATACCGCATCGGCAGTGCgacggcgcttggctcgGTAAACGTGTGCAGTCGCATTGGCGTcgcggcatgcagcacggcaCGATCCCACGCCACGAGgcttgggcgcggcgccagcggcCATAGCTGCACAATGTCCGCTGTGCTGTGCGCCATGCGGACCACGtacagcgtcgcgccggcatgcacggcaatttcccgcgccgcgtcccaCTGGACGGCGTCGACGGGCGCGTCAAAACGCAGGCTCGTGACAAAGTTTAAcggcgcggtgccgcgcttcgACCAAACCACCAGGTCGCCGCCACGCGTGCCTGCCGCGAGGAGCATTTCGCCGTGTATACACGAGGAGCAgtccagcgcaaggaacGAGGATGCGAGTCGGCGTGCGTCgtccgtgcgctgcgccgcatatGGGAAATCCTTCACCGTCTCTACACATGTCCACGGCCCACGCACGGTATCCTGCTCCGCCGCGTACACGGCGAGTCgttggcgcgcgtcgatggTCGCCAGtacgcacgcgccgtgcggccCAAAACCAGCGGGCGACcatttcgcggcgcgccacgcTTCGGTTGCCTCGTACGGTAGTGCGAGTGTCGCGCGGTCTATGTGAGCGGTAGGCAACGTACCTTCGTCTAGGGATGGCTCGTATCTAGGGTGTGCCGCTGTGCTCGTATGTGCATGCAGGCTGTAGACGGCATGGTCGAGTGTGCCGTTGCGTTCCGGGAATAGCCCGATGCGTGGGGTCAATATATGCAGTGCATCGGTAGTTGCGACAAGCAGCTGGCCCTCTTCGGACCACTGGATGCactgtgcaggcgcaacAGCGCTACCGGACGTGAACGCAGTCGTCCATGCGGCGGAGTGCATGGCAGGGAAAAAAACATTGGATCGGGCATTTTGGAAAATGCCGTGTGGATGCTGCGTATACAAGGGCGATACGAGACTTTGCTCTGATGCTGCGATATCTACATTAAATATCATTTACGATGCCTTTGCTCTTTGAGGCCGTCGACCAGCCCGCATCGACGCGGTCCATGTAGTTCTGGATCTGCCGCACCGTTTGTTTCCGCTCGGTGCGGACTTGGTCCGTGTCCGATGGGATGTCGTCCAGCTTGAACAGTTCACGCAAAAGGTactcgccaagcttgcgATGTGCGTATGGGATCCGTGCAGGCGGTATCATGTTTACGTCTTTCGGCTCTGCCGTTTGCTCGCCGGGACGCGCATTGGggagcgcgtcgatgcTTTTTTCAAACTGCAGCAACTCGGGGTAAATGACCTGATTGCAGTGCCAAAGCACCGCTCTGATCGCTTTCAGATGCTCTTCTTCGGGGTTCCGTTGGGGCTGCAAAGGCTCCTGCGCCTGGGTGGGCGCCTGGGGCGCCTGCGGCACGCCCTGCGGCACGCCCTGCGGAGCCCACTGCGGAGCGCCTTGTGTGCCTTCGCCCGGTTGCGGCACGGCAACAACCTCTGGCGCCTGCCTATTGTTCTTctttgcaggcgcgcgctgcggctccACCACAGTGAGCACGATACGCGACCCATTACTCAGACCGTACTCAAGCAGGGAAATTCGATCGTCCTTAAGCACTATCCCATGGAATGTGAGTTTGACGCGGTCTACAGGCACACCAAACACAGCGCCCACCTCTTGGCGGAGTGCACCGAGAAGAATACGGGGACTCTCCTGGGGCAGCCTCACCTGATACATCTGGCGCCCGTACTGGACTTCCACCCATGCTACATCACCCGGTCCACCATGGTCGCCGTGGTTCCAGCGGTTCCACTGGTTTGAGAACCACGACATATTCACCGCAAGACGCAAGCCGAGCATCTCGATCGGGTTCTACTACGCACGTGGCACAGCGTCGGCCACGCGGGCCGCCTATTGCGGGGGAAGCGAAAAATAACGCGTGGCCGTGTCGGACGCGAAGTTGGCGAGACGAGGCCGGgcacgcgcctgcgcctgcacatcttcgcgcgcgccgaggtgGAGCAGGGCGTGCCGCGAGATCGGGTTGCGG includes these proteins:
- the cwf19 gene encoding Pre-mRNA-splicing factor cwf19 (COG:S; EggNog:ENOG503NXTC), translated to MQLGDSAAHDADFFGSLGETRQAPSAPAPAEREPRVSARELNPMLNPDAQDTQHTVPLPREEKKFGAPGHKWRMMKLRRTLEMADESGISIEEIATERYGSLAAFEEAIAERDFLKGSQGERGTSQAGRRASAFRRPGEAAPACADAIANPAARSATATARSIPSVLAPVAPSHGLLSVSELNKLEAKVLRAEMTGLAEAGAMRAELEQAKVQAASGDASVEALPVLDGYGRMYDIGTSTTAELDAAQTSLSGGRRAMAKQRAQLAATQSNDESLTDLIRQEKFSAGSKDQKQNDAALAYQITADHGFQNDLEYMDDEAQRFARKKMRDDAMKRQFALNDYARTKHALDTCTFCWQDEGRIPPKANIISSSSYAYLALPDREPLVEGHCWIVPTQHNLSSLDVDEDGWTEIRNYMKCLFRMAAARNQSMLFFETVLSFRQQKHTYLEAVPIPLDLFQEIPAYFKTALAEVESEWSDHKQVIQFTEARPFQRSMVSKLPYFMVQWDYKGQRGYGHVIEARDDGAGRASLHAAYEEPSYDDGDHIGGAGFPKWFAQEIIGNLLDLEPYRWRSPRHIKGIGHCLAQFHAMWDPYDWTRQVDL
- a CDS encoding uncharacterized protein (COG:J; EggNog:ENOG503NTXF) — translated: MLDKLSGTYASRPSTGPHKLREALPLVVLLRNRLKYALTGREVMLITMQRIVKVDNKIRTDPTFPTGFMDVVTLERSGEHFRILYDVKGRFIVHRISEDEASYKLLKVKRVQLGARGVPHIVTHDGRTLRYPDPLIRVNDTVKFDVVNNKMLDFVKFDVGAQAMVTGGRNMGRAGQIINLERHHGGFDIVHVRDAAGREFSTRLNNIFVIGDHEKRWISMPRGGGVKLSITEERDLRLKKAAQ
- a CDS encoding uncharacterized protein (COG:O; EggNog:ENOG503NXFB), translating into MSEATEAPSQPANINRDGEKIVDMEYYELLGVRGDATDLDLKKAYRKAAIKNHPDKGGDEEKFKMIGEAYRVLSDSNLRADYDRYGKKKPSDEVGLKEATEMFGNLFGGERFLDYIGEISLIRDFGKASEIMMSDEEREELEKQLREQSKGDKEASGTQTVETASEAKGEDSNLGDKASGKASDKDGAVAAASKESKEKHKHKMTTEQREKLANFEKEKEEKEKKRIEDLTQKLKDRIRPFVNAKSPGDPEDSETQLFQKKMRDEAEDLKLESFGVELLHTIGTMYLTKSNTWLKTKRGNFLGMPGFWSRMKERGGTIKEMWNVMGSALNVQSSMEELTRHQDKGDLNEEEMQQLEQDMNGKMLLATWRGTRWEVNTVIRQVCDNVLNEKGVSDKVLLQRAKALAVLGAIYKQVQPDDSDDERRELERLVAQAAEKKKEKKSRFFRKAEPPKPGN
- a CDS encoding uncharacterized protein (EggNog:ENOG503NVGE; COG:K); amino-acid sequence: MLGLRLAVNMSWFSNQWNRWNHGDHGGPGDVAWVEVQYGRQMYQVRLPQESPRILLGALRQEVGAVFGVPVDRVKLTFHGIVLKDDRISLLEYGLSNGSRIVLTVVEPQRAPAKKNNRQAPEVVAVPQPGEGTQGAPQWAPQGVPQGVPQAPQAPTQAQEPLQPQRNPEEEHLKAIRAVLWHCNQVIYPELLQFEKSIDALPNARPGEQTAEPKDVNMIPPARIPYAHRKLGEYLLRELFKLDDIPSDTDQVRTERKQTVRQIQNYMDRVDAGWSTASKSKGIVNDI